A genomic segment from Glycine soja cultivar W05 chromosome 20, ASM419377v2, whole genome shotgun sequence encodes:
- the LOC114402374 gene encoding probable prolyl 4-hydroxylase 3: protein MAKGKHSYTRAQGKKWSTFSLVLWALFFLTLILVLLLALGIVYLPTTDDDFPTPDLSVFRRKTSQSGESLVENSEQRTEIFSWEPRAFIYHNFLVN from the exons ATGGCCAAAGGAAAGCATTCGTATACCCGAGCACAGGGGAAGAAGTGGTCAACATTCTCGCTGGTTCTATGGGCACTTTTCTTCCTCACACTTATCCTCGTCCTGCTCCTTGCTCTCGGCATTGTTTATCTTCCAACTACTGACGATGATTTTCCAACCCCGGATCTCAGCGTCTTCAGGCGCAAGACCTCTCAAAG TGGCGAGAGTTTGGTGGAAAACTCGGAGCAACGGACCGAGATTTTCTCTTGGGAGCCAAGAGCGTTCATCTATCACAATTTTCTG gttaattag